One part of the Hydra vulgaris chromosome 01, alternate assembly HydraT2T_AEP genome encodes these proteins:
- the LOC101237110 gene encoding monocarboxylate transporter 10, whose amino-acid sequence MTEFTVKINNMTSLLSLFAKLTRQEMKQDSGWCWLVFFCVCVNMFLVFGVHYTYGVLFPSILKEFNQGQGKTAWAGSLASGLLFLSSIVAIKLCEVTSITFTCILGSLLSGTGIIMISVVSNFEWLYLVYGVFFGVGSSFLYTPGLVIIAQWFKKYQTITTGIAAAAAPFGAVVLSPLIQYMIIINGLKSTIKAGGLVYLIISLMCSLSYQPLVSYSRKKNDSLFKSERESMKFKLDFALFKKKTYCLFLVCMMVTNFSYYIPIVFLVSYAEQIGSSPPNASLLITVWSVSSIIGRIAFGKFVSYKKKQILNIYQYAMFFSATVSLVTMFATKYWHLVCYVVLYGLLDGSFIGLISLVTMEIVGVKQLPQGYGIMLTSIGFPIALGPTLTGYINDKKILPPNFMFVFAAVPFFIGSIIMFWIIKWNKKEHSLEAEMLKTDEESIVTFGKEIQKK is encoded by the exons ATGACAGAGTTtacagtaaaaattaataacatgaCGTCATTACTATCGTTGTTTGCAAAGTTAACGCGCCAAGAAATGAAGCAAGATTCTGGTTGGTGCTGGTTGGTATTTTTTTGCGTTTGTGTAAACATGTTTCTGGTATTTGGTGTACATTACACTTATGGGGTCTTGTTTCctagtattttaaaagaatttaaccAAGGGCAAGGTAAAACAG CTTGGGCAGGATCTTTAGCATCCGGACTTCTTTTTCTATCTTCAATTGTTGCTATTAAGTTATGCGAAGTGACAAGTATAACGTTTACATGCATACTTGGCTCCTTACTAAGTGGAACTGGTATTATAATGATATCTgttgtttcaaattttgaatGGCTTTATTTGGTATATGGAGTTTTTTTTGGAGTAGGATCAAGCTTTTTATATACCCCCGGTTTAGTTATTATTGCTCagtggtttaaaaaatatcagaCTATAACTACAGGGATAGCTGCTGCCGCTGCCCCATTTGGTGCAGTTGTATTAAGTCCTCTGATTCAGTATATGATAATTATAAATGGACTAAAAAGTACAATAAAAGCTGGGGGTCttgtatatttaattatttcattaatgTGTTCGTTATCATACCAGCCGTTAGTATCCtacagtagaaaaaaaaatgacagtCTTTTTAAAAGTGAGAGAGAATCAATGAAGTTCAAACTGGATTTTgcgctttttaaaaaaaagacttactGTCTGTTTCTTGTTTGTATGATGGTAACCAATTTCTCGTATTACATACCTATTGTTTTTTTG gttagCTATGCGGAGCAAATAGGTTCCAGCCCTCCTAACGCCAGTTTATTAATAACCGTTTGGTCAGTAAGCAGCATAATAGGAAGAATAGCTTTTGGAAAGTTTGTctcgtataaaaaaaaacaaattttaaatatttatcagtaTGCTATGTTTTTCAGTGCAACAGTTAGCTTGGTGACCATGTTTGCAACGAAGTATTGGCATTTAGTTTGTTATGTTGTTCTATATGGACTTTTAGATGGTTCCTTTATTGGTTTGATTTCATTGGTCACCATGGAAATTGTTGGAGTCAAACAATTACCTCAGGGATATGGAATTATGCTGACTTCAATAGGATTTCCTATTGCCTTAGGGCCAACCCTAActg GTTatattaatgacaaaaaaatccTTCCTCCGaacttcatgtttgtttttGCTGCTGTTCCGTTTTTTATTGGTTCGATCATTATGTTCTGGATAATTAAATGGAACAAAAAAGAACATTCGCTTGAAGCAGAAATGCTCAAAACTGACGAGGAGAGTATCGTTACATTTGGaaaagaaatccaaaaaaagtaa